From Falco cherrug isolate bFalChe1 chromosome 4, bFalChe1.pri, whole genome shotgun sequence, one genomic window encodes:
- the LOC102047875 gene encoding excitatory amino acid transporter 1 isoform X1: MSEQSHVNSLFLNEDAAKRLNAESRVQRFQQAVQKRAARAKKRMNSITADTAKSFFRRNAFVLFTIAAVLLGIILAFSLRPYQLTYRQIKYFSFPGELLMRMLQMLVLPLIVSSLITGMASLDGRASGKMGMRAVVYYMVTTIIAVFIGILMVIIIHPGKGSKDKLHREGRIEQVQTTDAFMDLVRNMFPPNLVEACFKQYKTQYSTRVFTRTILHSSNVTAGMTTTQIPVPENFTGILENITHALGTVSEVLTFEEVIPIPGSANGVNALGLVVFSMCFGLVIGSMKQKGRALREFFNCLNEAIMRLVAIIIWYAPVGIMFLIAGKILEMDDLAVMGGQLGMYTLTVIVGLLIHALCILPLLYFIVTHRNPWVFIAGLLQALITALGTSSSSATLPITFRCLEENNGVDRRITRFVLPVGATINMDGTALYEALAAIFIAQVNNYELDFGQIITISITATAASIGAAGIPQAGLVTMVIVLTSVGLPTEDITLIIAVDWFLDRLRTTTNVLGDSLGAGIVEHLSRHELDAQDCELGNSVIEEKERLSQLVCPQNDTHRHPRSETAL, translated from the exons ATGAGTGAACAGAGTCACGTCAACAGCCTGTTCCTCAACGAGGACGCAGCCAAGCGGCTCAATGCCGAGAGCCGGGTACAGCGCTTCCAGCAGGCGGTGCAGAAGCGGGCAGCGCGGGCCAAGAAGCGGATGAACAGCATCACCGCTGACACCGCTAAAAGCTTCTTCAGGAGAAATGCCTTCGTCCTCTTCACCATTGCTGCAGTCTTACTAG GGATCATCCTGGCATTTTCCCTCCGGCCCTACCAGCTGACCTATCGCCAGATCAAGTACTTCTCCTTCCCCGGCGAGCTGCTCATGCGTATGCTCCAGATGTTGGTTCTTCCTCTCATTGTCTCCAGCTTGATTACAG GAATGGCCTCGCTGGATGGCAGAGCCTCAGGGAAGATGGGGATGCGGGCTGTTGTCTACTACATGGTGACAACAATCATAGCAGTGTTCATTGGCATCCTCATGGTGATCATCATCCATCCAGGAAAAGGATCTAAGGACAAGCTTCACCGAGAAGGCAGAATTGAGCAGGTGCAGACCACAGATGCCTTCATGGACTTGGTGAG GAATATGTTCCCGCCCAACCTGGTAGAAGCCTGCTTCAAACAG TACAAGACACAGTACAGCACCAGGGTCTTCACCAGAACCATCCTCCACAGCAGCAATGTCACAGCAGGCATGACAACCACTCAGATCCCTGTGCCTGAGAACTTCACTGGCATCCTGGAGAACATCACTCATGCCCTGGGGACCGTCTCCGAGGTGCTGACCTTTGAAGAAGTCATTCCCATCCCGGGCTCAGCCAATGGGGTGAACGCGCTGGGGCTGGTAGTGTTCTCCATGTGCTTCGGTTTGGTGATCGGCAGCATGAAGCAGAAGGGACGGGCCCTGCGGGAGTTCTTTAACTGCCTCAACGAAGCCATCATGAGGCTGGTGGCCATTATCATCTG GTATGCTCCAGTTGGGATCATGTTTTTAATTGCTGGCAAAATCCTGGAGATGGATGACCTAGCAGTGATGGGAGGCCAGCTGGGGATGTACACGCTCACTGTCATCGTTGGACTCCTCATTCATGCCCTCTGCATCCTGCCGCTGCTCTACTTCATCGTCACTCACAGAAACCCCTGGGTATTCATTGCAGGGCTTCTGCAGGCTCTCAtcacagccctgggcacctCCTCAAG CTCAGCGACTCTGCCCATCACCTTCAGGTGCTTGGAAGAAAACAATGGTGTGGACAGGCGCATCACGAGGTTTGTCCTGCCTGTGGGAGCTACAATTAACATGGATGGCACAGCTCTGTATGAGGCCCTTGCAGCCATCTTCATTGCACAAGTCAACAACTACGAACTTGACTTCGGGCAGATCATCACAATAAG CATCactgccacagcagccagcattGGAGCCGCAGGTATTCCCCAGGCAGGACTGGTGACAATGGTTATAGTGTTGACATCAGTGGGGCTGCCTACTGAAGACATTACGCTGATCATCGCTGTGGACTGGTTTCT GGACCGCCTCAGAACAACAACCAACGTCCTGGGGGATTCTCTGGGGGCTGGCATTGTGGAGCATCTCTCCCGGCATGAGCTGGATGCGCAGGACTGCGAACTTGGTAATTCTGTGATAGAGGAGAAAGAGCGGCTCTCCCAGCTGGTTTGCCCCCAGAACGACACCCACAGGCACCCCAGGAGTGAGACAGCACTGTGA
- the LOC102047875 gene encoding excitatory amino acid transporter 4 isoform X3 — protein sequence MSEQSHVNSLFLNEDAAKRLNAESRVQRFQQAVQKRAARAKKRMNSITADTAKSFFRRNAFVLFTIAAVLLGIILAFSLRPYQLTYRQIKYFSFPGELLMRMLQMLVLPLIVSSLITGMASLDGRASGKMGMRAVVYYMVTTIIAVFIGILMVIIIHPGKGSKDKLHREGRIEQVQTTDAFMDLVRNMFPPNLVEACFKQYKTQYSTRVFTRTILHSSNVTAGMTTTQIPVPENFTGILENITHALGTVSEVLTFEEVIPIPGSANGVNALGLVVFSMCFGLVIGSMKQKGRALREFFNCLNEAIMRLVAIIIWYAPVGIMFLIAGKILEMDDLAVMGGQLGMYTLTVIVGLLIHALCILPLLYFIVTHRNPWVFIAGLLQALITALGTSSSSATLPITFRCLEENNGVDRRITRFVLPVGATINMDGTALYEALAAIFIAQVNNYELDFGQIITISITATAASIGAAGIPQAGLVTMVIVLTSVGLPTEDITLIIAVDWFLDRLRTTTNVLGDSLGAGIVEHLSRHELDAQDCELD from the exons ATGAGTGAACAGAGTCACGTCAACAGCCTGTTCCTCAACGAGGACGCAGCCAAGCGGCTCAATGCCGAGAGCCGGGTACAGCGCTTCCAGCAGGCGGTGCAGAAGCGGGCAGCGCGGGCCAAGAAGCGGATGAACAGCATCACCGCTGACACCGCTAAAAGCTTCTTCAGGAGAAATGCCTTCGTCCTCTTCACCATTGCTGCAGTCTTACTAG GGATCATCCTGGCATTTTCCCTCCGGCCCTACCAGCTGACCTATCGCCAGATCAAGTACTTCTCCTTCCCCGGCGAGCTGCTCATGCGTATGCTCCAGATGTTGGTTCTTCCTCTCATTGTCTCCAGCTTGATTACAG GAATGGCCTCGCTGGATGGCAGAGCCTCAGGGAAGATGGGGATGCGGGCTGTTGTCTACTACATGGTGACAACAATCATAGCAGTGTTCATTGGCATCCTCATGGTGATCATCATCCATCCAGGAAAAGGATCTAAGGACAAGCTTCACCGAGAAGGCAGAATTGAGCAGGTGCAGACCACAGATGCCTTCATGGACTTGGTGAG GAATATGTTCCCGCCCAACCTGGTAGAAGCCTGCTTCAAACAG TACAAGACACAGTACAGCACCAGGGTCTTCACCAGAACCATCCTCCACAGCAGCAATGTCACAGCAGGCATGACAACCACTCAGATCCCTGTGCCTGAGAACTTCACTGGCATCCTGGAGAACATCACTCATGCCCTGGGGACCGTCTCCGAGGTGCTGACCTTTGAAGAAGTCATTCCCATCCCGGGCTCAGCCAATGGGGTGAACGCGCTGGGGCTGGTAGTGTTCTCCATGTGCTTCGGTTTGGTGATCGGCAGCATGAAGCAGAAGGGACGGGCCCTGCGGGAGTTCTTTAACTGCCTCAACGAAGCCATCATGAGGCTGGTGGCCATTATCATCTG GTATGCTCCAGTTGGGATCATGTTTTTAATTGCTGGCAAAATCCTGGAGATGGATGACCTAGCAGTGATGGGAGGCCAGCTGGGGATGTACACGCTCACTGTCATCGTTGGACTCCTCATTCATGCCCTCTGCATCCTGCCGCTGCTCTACTTCATCGTCACTCACAGAAACCCCTGGGTATTCATTGCAGGGCTTCTGCAGGCTCTCAtcacagccctgggcacctCCTCAAG CTCAGCGACTCTGCCCATCACCTTCAGGTGCTTGGAAGAAAACAATGGTGTGGACAGGCGCATCACGAGGTTTGTCCTGCCTGTGGGAGCTACAATTAACATGGATGGCACAGCTCTGTATGAGGCCCTTGCAGCCATCTTCATTGCACAAGTCAACAACTACGAACTTGACTTCGGGCAGATCATCACAATAAG CATCactgccacagcagccagcattGGAGCCGCAGGTATTCCCCAGGCAGGACTGGTGACAATGGTTATAGTGTTGACATCAGTGGGGCTGCCTACTGAAGACATTACGCTGATCATCGCTGTGGACTGGTTTCT GGACCGCCTCAGAACAACAACCAACGTCCTGGGGGATTCTCTGGGGGCTGGCATTGTGGAGCATCTCTCCCGGCATGAGCTGGATGCGCAGGACTGCGAACTTG
- the LOC102047875 gene encoding excitatory amino acid transporter 4 isoform X2, whose protein sequence is MSEQSHVNSLFLNEDAAKRLNAESRVQRFQQAVQKRAARAKKRMNSITADTAKSFFRRNAFVLFTIAAVLLGIILAFSLRPYQLTYRQIKYFSFPGELLMRMLQMLVLPLIVSSLITGMASLDGRASGKMGMRAVVYYMVTTIIAVFIGILMVIIIHPGKGSKDKLHREGRIEQVQTTDAFMDLVRNMFPPNLVEACFKQYKTQYSTRVFTRTILHSSNVTAGMTTTQIPVPENFTGILENITHALGTVSEVLTFEEVIPIPGSANGVNALGLVVFSMCFGLVIGSMKQKGRALREFFNCLNEAIMRLVAIIIWYAPVGIMFLIAGKILEMDDLAVMGGQLGMYTLTVIVGLLIHALCILPLLYFIVTHRNPWVFIAGLLQALITALGTSSSSATLPITFRCLEENNGVDRRITRFVLPVGATINMDGTALYEALAAIFIAQVNNYELDFGQIITISITATAASIGAAGIPQAGLVTMVIVLTSVGLPTEDITLIIAVDWFLDRLRTTTNVLGDSLGAGIVEHLSRHELDAQDCELDYLSNFSRKH, encoded by the exons ATGAGTGAACAGAGTCACGTCAACAGCCTGTTCCTCAACGAGGACGCAGCCAAGCGGCTCAATGCCGAGAGCCGGGTACAGCGCTTCCAGCAGGCGGTGCAGAAGCGGGCAGCGCGGGCCAAGAAGCGGATGAACAGCATCACCGCTGACACCGCTAAAAGCTTCTTCAGGAGAAATGCCTTCGTCCTCTTCACCATTGCTGCAGTCTTACTAG GGATCATCCTGGCATTTTCCCTCCGGCCCTACCAGCTGACCTATCGCCAGATCAAGTACTTCTCCTTCCCCGGCGAGCTGCTCATGCGTATGCTCCAGATGTTGGTTCTTCCTCTCATTGTCTCCAGCTTGATTACAG GAATGGCCTCGCTGGATGGCAGAGCCTCAGGGAAGATGGGGATGCGGGCTGTTGTCTACTACATGGTGACAACAATCATAGCAGTGTTCATTGGCATCCTCATGGTGATCATCATCCATCCAGGAAAAGGATCTAAGGACAAGCTTCACCGAGAAGGCAGAATTGAGCAGGTGCAGACCACAGATGCCTTCATGGACTTGGTGAG GAATATGTTCCCGCCCAACCTGGTAGAAGCCTGCTTCAAACAG TACAAGACACAGTACAGCACCAGGGTCTTCACCAGAACCATCCTCCACAGCAGCAATGTCACAGCAGGCATGACAACCACTCAGATCCCTGTGCCTGAGAACTTCACTGGCATCCTGGAGAACATCACTCATGCCCTGGGGACCGTCTCCGAGGTGCTGACCTTTGAAGAAGTCATTCCCATCCCGGGCTCAGCCAATGGGGTGAACGCGCTGGGGCTGGTAGTGTTCTCCATGTGCTTCGGTTTGGTGATCGGCAGCATGAAGCAGAAGGGACGGGCCCTGCGGGAGTTCTTTAACTGCCTCAACGAAGCCATCATGAGGCTGGTGGCCATTATCATCTG GTATGCTCCAGTTGGGATCATGTTTTTAATTGCTGGCAAAATCCTGGAGATGGATGACCTAGCAGTGATGGGAGGCCAGCTGGGGATGTACACGCTCACTGTCATCGTTGGACTCCTCATTCATGCCCTCTGCATCCTGCCGCTGCTCTACTTCATCGTCACTCACAGAAACCCCTGGGTATTCATTGCAGGGCTTCTGCAGGCTCTCAtcacagccctgggcacctCCTCAAG CTCAGCGACTCTGCCCATCACCTTCAGGTGCTTGGAAGAAAACAATGGTGTGGACAGGCGCATCACGAGGTTTGTCCTGCCTGTGGGAGCTACAATTAACATGGATGGCACAGCTCTGTATGAGGCCCTTGCAGCCATCTTCATTGCACAAGTCAACAACTACGAACTTGACTTCGGGCAGATCATCACAATAAG CATCactgccacagcagccagcattGGAGCCGCAGGTATTCCCCAGGCAGGACTGGTGACAATGGTTATAGTGTTGACATCAGTGGGGCTGCCTACTGAAGACATTACGCTGATCATCGCTGTGGACTGGTTTCT GGACCGCCTCAGAACAACAACCAACGTCCTGGGGGATTCTCTGGGGGCTGGCATTGTGGAGCATCTCTCCCGGCATGAGCTGGATGCGCAGGACTGCGAACTTG